The bacterium genome contains the following window.
CGCCGAATGATTCTCCCGAATTATAAAGTAAGTAAACGCCTGATCCGGCGCTCAATTTGATATTGGGTAAAATCTTCATGGAAAAAATTATGAACACCGGTATTGTATACATGGATGCTGATAGATCTGTTGTATCAAATTCAGTTACATAACCATCGTAATTAAATGAATACAGATATTGATAACCAGTCTCAAGTCCGATGCTTAATAAGTATTCCGGATTCCACATAACACGAACTGTTCCGGAGAAACCGTTTTTATTTAGATCTTCATAATCCATTGTTGTAAAGTATCTTGAATAACCAACTCCTATTTCAGTTGAAAGAGAATATGTAGTATCATTCAACTGCGGGAAAACCATACAGGAAAGTATTGTCACGAGCATTAATATTTTTAATAAGTTCATAGTGATTCTCTACTCTTGAATATAATGGAAGTATGAAACAATGGTGGGATAGTTTGTAAGAATGCCATCAAACTGACCTTCGTTAATAAATTGTTCGATATAATTTTCGTCATCCAGTGTCCAGGTAAAAACTTTTCTTCCTTCTGACTGCATTTGCTGAACGGTTGAAGTTTGAGTCCCCTGAGTCCATCTTGGAGCCCAAATCATTGAGTTCGCCTCTCTAACCTGATCAATTGATAATTCACATAGTGATGGCACATCTTGATAGTTGGGCTGAGCAAGAAATCCTTCATAAATATCATCCGCAGGAATACCAAGATATATTTTCAGATCTCTTCCCATTAATAATGCACGCTCATTAATTTCGGTAAGGAGAGCAATTGACGCAGGAATAACATCAACATCTTTTGTGTCAAGCCAGACTGTTTCAATATTCGTTTCCTCCAGTGTAAATTCAAGAGCTTCACGGAGAGAAGGAATCCTTTCTCCATTTCTAAGAGTAATTAGAGTTCTGAGCTGTGCCCAGGTAAAATCTTCAATATTTCCCCAGATTAAACTTTTCTGGCAAAGGCGAAGATTAATATCACCGTCATGATAAATG
Protein-coding sequences here:
- a CDS encoding outer membrane beta-barrel protein is translated as MNLLKILMLVTILSCMVFPQLNDTTYSLSTEIGVGYSRYFTTMDYEDLNKNGFSGTVRVMWNPEYLLSIGLETGYQYLYSFNYDGYVTEFDTTDLSASMYTIPVFIIFSMKILPNIKLSAGSGVYLLYNSGESFGEEISSHQLSIGAHTGISYTYPLNESMAIGGELLYSYFSKLQDQTVALQFLFVYDFLKW